CGAAGAGATGAATATGATGATGATGGTAAAGGAACATTCCGAGATAATTTCCGCCTCGATTCGGGAGAACGTCAGGAACAACTATTCGAACATCGAATCAAACCTGGACTATCTGCAATCCTACGCCGAATCGCTTTCAGAGCGTAAAGATGTGATCCATCTGGAACTTCTGGACCATGACGCCATCGTGATTGCGCATACGGACAGGAAGATGATCGGGGAAGTCGCCACGCAAGAACACATGTCATATGTCAAGAAAGTATTAAAAAACGGGAATATTGTAGAACATGCCGATAAAAAAGAGGGTACCTTTACAATCTTCGCCCCTGTCTCACATGCAGGGAAAAATCAGGAAAACCGGATAGTCGGCGTCATCGAGCTTGTCATGAGGCTTCATGACGACATTCCAGCTATCAGGAAAACCGTGCGGGAGATCATCTCTATTGCGAACATAAACATGGCGAGACTCTTTTTCGACATGGAGGCGGGAGTTGAAAATCTCCAAAACACATCGGAAAGCCTCGCGCTTGTAAAGGATGTTATCCATCTTGAGCTGATCGATAAAAATCTGAATATCATCGCACATACACAGGCAGACAGGGTAGGAAAGAAACCTTTGAAAAGACATCTTTTATCCATAGAAAAGGTGTTTGAAACCGGGATCGAGCAGACAGACATGGATACTAAACTCCAGCAGTACACCCGGTTTATTCCAATCGCGAAGAACAAGGAGGATGAGATCGCAATCGTCGCAGAGCTTGTCATGGACATGAGGCACGCTTTGCATGGGATTTCCGAAATGCGGCTGAGCATGATCACAACCGCCGGGATAATGGCTCTTATCATCATTATCACACTCACGCTATTCCTCGGGCGCATCGTAATTCTGCCGGTACACAGGCTTACGAACGCGGCAGAATCGGTATCGGAAGGGAATTTGGATGTAAACGTCAAAGTCGACTCACAGGATGAACTAGGCATCCTGGCGGAATCATTCAACAGGATGACACTCGACCTTAAGGTCTACCGGGAAAAACTGGAAAGCGCGAAGGATTCCGCCGAAGAGGCCAACCGGCTGAAATCGCTTTTCATCGCGAACGTGAACCACGAAATAGGAAGCCCTCTCCAAAGCATTCTCGGCCTTAGCCAGCTTATCAAGGAGGGGATGTGCAACGACAAGGAAGAGGAGATGAAATTCATAAACGATATCGTCGTCTCTGCGTTCCACCTGCAGGGGCTGATGAAAGGGCTTCTCAGCCTTAGCATTATCGAAACAGGGAAACGCCCCGCAAACATCAACATATACCGGATAGGCGAAATTCTCGACAGGGTTCGCCAGATCACATGGATGCAGGCGAAGGAGAAAAACCTGGAATTGATCATTAAATATGAGGACTCCGAAAAAAATCCGGCTGTGTATTGCGATTCCATACACCTGCAGGAAGCGCTGGTGAATTTCGTTTCCAACGCTATCAAATTCACCGACAAAGGCTCCATTACAATCAGGATCGAATGCCTGAGGCACGAAGGGAAAATGCACATCGATATAACCGACACCGGCATCGGAATCGAGGAGAAATATTTAAATGATATCTTCGAGCCGTTTATGCAGGCATCGGGCGAGAAAAAACGGGGGGGCGCAGGCCTCGGCCTTTCCATCGCGAAAGAACTTGTCACCGGGATGGGGGGAAGCGTCTCCGTTCATAGCGACGGACTTGGAAAAGGGACGACGTTCAGGATAGTTCTCTCTCTCCCCGAAGAGTAGCGCCCCGAACCGGAAAAAAAGGGAAATACCGCCTGAAGTTAGCTGAAGAAAAGACTACCGCAACCGGCGGATAAGCGAGATCTCGGTCCCTTGTTCATTATATTGAACCTCATCCATGTAAGACTCGATCAACAATAATCCCCTGCCGCTCAATTCCAGCGGATCCACGTCTCCGCTCCTTTCGCGGGCCAATACTTTTGTAAAATCAAAACCTTTCCCTTCATCCCTGATTTTTATGGCCACTTGGTTGGGTTCCCTGTCTATGTGGATATGAACTTTTTTTGACGAGTACTTCGGATCGTTGGAGCGCTGCTTCAGCAGTTTGTCGTAGGCATCGCCGAAGTCATTTTCCCCTGTATCCAGTTTCGACACGGACGACAACTCCATGTTTCCATGCTCAACGGAGTTCCTTAACGCTTCGTGAATGGCAAGCCCGTACTTCATCTTTTTCGACGGCGGAACCGGCACATCACCGGATGTAAACCTGTCCGTAAGATATGCGGTAGTGAGCACGAAGTTGTCACTCCGCATCAATGTGCCTGTTTCAAAGGTCATGACCTGATTTTCCTGCACAAGATGGGAAAGAGCGAAATCCCTGCCGCGTTTGCTTGAGGAGAGGATCCTTATCTGCTCTACCTGTTTTCTGAGATCGTAATTGGTAAACGGCTTCACCAGAAACCCGACAGCCCCGGCGTTCAGGGCCGATGGAACCATGCTCAGATCTGAATGTGAAATGATTATCATCGCCAAAACGCCGCTGTTTACGCTTTTGGCGCGAGTGATAAATTCCAGCGCGGTCATGTCAGCGAGATGTGATTCGCAAATTACAAGAAGAACAGATTTGTCCCGTATTTTCTCAAGCGCTTCCCCGCCTGAAAAGACAATACTGCTGTTGCATTGCTCTCTTTCCAGCAGGGAAGATAATAGCTCTGCCTCCCCGACATCCTTTGTAATCACCACCCCTTTCATAGGATGAATTATACAGAAGTTCGTTTTTTGGACATTTTATATATTTTCGGGGGAAAAATTGGTAGTTCAGGAATAAAAAATATATTATAGGCCGAAAGCATGAAGATACAAAAGGACAACCACTCCAATAACCTGACCGATATAGAGATATCTAACCCCCATGTGAACTATCGAGAACCTCTTCCGCATGGGATCCCCTTCGGCAGGCAGATCAAAACTCCCGATCTTGTCGCGCATTTTGTTCAGCCGTTTCGATACTATCCTGCCGACAATGTACAAATGAAGTACCACTACATAAACAGCCCATTCGAAATACTGATATGAATAGTTCAGTTTGCTTTTGAGAAAAAATACCAAGAGCATGGATAAAACCACACCTCTTATCAGAAAATCCTGCCTGCGGAGAATCTGTGTCGTAAGCCCGGACGCCTCGGTGCGCGATTCCACCTTGCTGAAAATGAGCGGAATGGCAAGCATTCCAATTCCTACCAGGCTGCCGCCCCATATCATCAGGAGTGTCGTGTAGACAAAATCTATGTGCGCTTCGTACTGATTGAAATCTATTCCCTCAAACATTTGAACAATATTTCATCTATGGCTTTTAAACTCAAATCTTTTTTTGCATCTATGCCCGGGATGTTAATAAAACAACAACAAATACCGCGCTATCCGGCCTGCCCCCCAGGAGCCGATTTCAGACCGAGGTTGACTAAAGGCTCCGGTTTGGAATACCATTTTGCTCTTATAAAAATTTTGGTTACTTTTAACCGGAGAAAATGTAATGACCGACCCCTATTTTCAGAAGATGTTCGCCGAGAGGATCGGCGGCGAGAAGTTTGGCAAAGATACCACGATTTACAAGTTTGAGAAGATAAAACGAGCAAAACGCGCCGCCCTGAAGGCGAATCCCGATCTTGAGATGATCGACATGGGCGTAGGGGAGCCGGACTGGATGGCCGACCCGATGGTCGTTAAAACCCTTTCCGTGGAAGCCGCAAAGCCGGAAAACCGATGGTATACCGACAACGGAATATCGGAATTCAAGGTCGCCGCCGCAAAGTACATGGAGACGGAGTACGGAGTAAAAGGGCTCGACCCGGAAAAGCAGATAAACCACTCTATCGGTAGCAAACCGGCGCTTGCTTTAATTCCGAGCATATTCATCAATCCCGGCGACGTGACAATAATGACCGTCCCCGGATACCCTGTAATGGGAACGCATACGCAGTACCTGGGTGGCGAGGTCTACAATATAGAATTGAAAAGAGAGAACGGTTTCATCGCCGACCTTGATTCAATCCCCGCCGACGTACTCAAGAGGGCAAAGCTCCTCTACCTGAACTATCCGAACAACCCGACAGGGGCGACAGCGACCCCTGAATTCTTCAAAAAGGCCGTCGATTTCGCGAAAGCGAACAGACTTGTGGTTATACATGACGCCGCATACGCGGCACTGACGTACGGGACAAAACCGCTTTCTTTCCTCAGCGTTCCGGGAGCTATGGACGTTTGTATAGAGCTTCATTCCCTCTCAAAGGCGTTCAACATGACAGGATGGCGAATGGCGTTCGCCGTTGGTAATCCAACGCTCATCTCAGCGTTTGCCAACGTGAAGGATAATATCGATTCCGGCCAGTTCGCCGCTATTCAG
The DNA window shown above is from Nitrospinota bacterium and carries:
- a CDS encoding ATP-binding protein — translated: MELFKKFNLSGKIIAVSIMASLAVLSIGFSVIVDREEMNMMMMVKEHSEIISASIRENVRNNYSNIESNLDYLQSYAESLSERKDVIHLELLDHDAIVIAHTDRKMIGEVATQEHMSYVKKVLKNGNIVEHADKKEGTFTIFAPVSHAGKNQENRIVGVIELVMRLHDDIPAIRKTVREIISIANINMARLFFDMEAGVENLQNTSESLALVKDVIHLELIDKNLNIIAHTQADRVGKKPLKRHLLSIEKVFETGIEQTDMDTKLQQYTRFIPIAKNKEDEIAIVAELVMDMRHALHGISEMRLSMITTAGIMALIIIITLTLFLGRIVILPVHRLTNAAESVSEGNLDVNVKVDSQDELGILAESFNRMTLDLKVYREKLESAKDSAEEANRLKSLFIANVNHEIGSPLQSILGLSQLIKEGMCNDKEEEMKFINDIVVSAFHLQGLMKGLLSLSIIETGKRPANINIYRIGEILDRVRQITWMQAKEKNLELIIKYEDSEKNPAVYCDSIHLQEALVNFVSNAIKFTDKGSITIRIECLRHEGKMHIDITDTGIGIEEKYLNDIFEPFMQASGEKKRGGAGLGLSIAKELVTGMGGSVSVHSDGLGKGTTFRIVLSLPEE
- a CDS encoding ATP-binding protein, whose protein sequence is MITKDVGEAELLSSLLEREQCNSSIVFSGGEALEKIRDKSVLLVICESHLADMTALEFITRAKSVNSGVLAMIIISHSDLSMVPSALNAGAVGFLVKPFTNYDLRKQVEQIRILSSSKRGRDFALSHLVQENQVMTFETGTLMRSDNFVLTTAYLTDRFTSGDVPVPPSKKMKYGLAIHEALRNSVEHGNMELSSVSKLDTGENDFGDAYDKLLKQRSNDPKYSSKKVHIHIDREPNQVAIKIRDEGKGFDFTKVLARERSGDVDPLELSGRGLLLIESYMDEVQYNEQGTEISLIRRLR
- a CDS encoding LL-diaminopimelate aminotransferase; translated protein: MTDPYFQKMFAERIGGEKFGKDTTIYKFEKIKRAKRAALKANPDLEMIDMGVGEPDWMADPMVVKTLSVEAAKPENRWYTDNGISEFKVAAAKYMETEYGVKGLDPEKQINHSIGSKPALALIPSIFINPGDVTIMTVPGYPVMGTHTQYLGGEVYNIELKRENGFIADLDSIPADVLKRAKLLYLNYPNNPTGATATPEFFKKAVDFAKANRLVVIHDAAYAALTYGTKPLSFLSVPGAMDVCIELHSLSKAFNMTGWRMAFAVGNPTLISAFANVKDNIDSGQFAAIQKAGITALENPDITRKTVAKYERRLKMMVEVLRNAGFDAKMPGGTFYLFVPAPKGAKGVKFNNAEDASQFLIKEKHISTVPENLGGGYLRFGATFVAADENEEKRVLQVMGERLKEVGFEF